A part of Candidatus Bathyarchaeota archaeon genomic DNA contains:
- a CDS encoding AbrB/MazE/SpoVT family DNA-binding domain-containing protein, giving the protein MPIKLEVSVMQVGNSLRITIPKEVAAHLELKKGDIVQIWADDNHVFLEKKNAP; this is encoded by the coding sequence ATGCCAATCAAGCTAGAAGTAAGCGTAATGCAAGTGGGAAATTCCCTCAGAATAACAATCCCAAAAGAAGTAGCCGCACATTTAGAGCTAAAAAAAGGCGATATAGTGCAGATATGGGCAGACGATAACCACGTATTTTTAGAGAAAAAAAATGCACCTTAG